CAGTCCAGCAACTCTATTATTACGCCCTTCTGGCAAACTTGCCATAGCAGAAAATCGCTTAATCTGCTGACTCCACTAGTCCGGATCAACAAATCTAATGAAGGTAAGTGGGCTGTATACATATGAGCATCGAGCGCAGTATCGTTTACCTCGTTATCCTGTAACAACCCATCGTTTTGGGCATCTGCTACGGTGCTTTTTATCGAGTGTAGAATCTCCCCTCTTCCTGTATATGGGATACAAACATTCAACACAGCTCTAGTATTTTTCTCAGTAATCTTCTCTGCTCTCTCCATTTCTTCCTGTAAATCGGTAGGCAACAATGACCTGTCTCCGATAATACAAATCCGAATGCCATATTTCGACGCAAGCTCTCCATGCTCAGTTATTTGAATAACTCTCTCTTTAGCTAATTCCATCAAGGAATTAATCTCAAATGCACTTCTCTTGAAATTTTCCACTGAAAAGGCAAAAACAGTTGCCGTTTTCACACCAGAAGCATAACAAAGCTCTAAAACCTTGTTCATACTCACGAAGCCTGCACTGTGGCCCTCTCTTACTTCTATATTATGTCTTCTTGCATACCTTCTATTACCATCCATAATAAACGCTACATGTTGAGGAACTTTACCTGATGCTCTTATTGTCCTGGAAAACGTATTCTTAAGGTATTCCAGCAATTGAGAATTAAGGGGTATTGTATTTGAATCGaacatgtatatattcTAAATTTCCAAATGCCTTGTTAGAATTTGAGATCCATACACAACGAATCGAAGTCGATAAGTTGTCTAGGAGAGCAGCCCTCAAAGCTCTCTTTCAGAAGTCCAACGAAAAACCGAATCACGAATACACTGAAAGGCTAAGagcaaaaaaattttttggaaatttggAACATCTTTAATGCCATTTTTTACATCACTATTGCACATCTTACATGCGATTCAGGAAGCGTTCTATTCGTTATTCATAGGGATCGTTGAATAACAGGC
This Eremothecium cymbalariae DBVPG#7215 chromosome 5, complete sequence DNA region includes the following protein-coding sequences:
- the RER2 gene encoding ditrans,polycis-polyprenyl diphosphate synthase (similar to Ashbya gossypii AER003C), producing the protein MFDSNTIPLNSQLLEYLKNTFSRTIRASGKVPQHVAFIMDGNRRYARRHNIEVREGHSAGFVSMNKVLELCYASGVKTATVFAFSVENFKRSAFEINSLMELAKERVIQITEHGELASKYGIRICIIGDRSLLPTDLQEEMERAEKITEKNTRAVLNVCIPYTGRGEILHSIKSTVADAQNDGLLQDNEVNDTALDAHMYTAHLPSLDLLIRTSGVSRLSDFLLWQVCQKGVIIELLDCLWPEFGPFTMAWILLKFAFRKSFESQDDSDFDEGNDDDKKER